The Capsicum annuum cultivar UCD-10X-F1 chromosome 1, UCD10Xv1.1, whole genome shotgun sequence sequence GTATATATAGATGTGCTATTTCTCTTCATTATTGGACACAAATCATTCCTAAGTGAAAAATAACGATTATGAAGATACTCATGATGTTAGTGGTGGCTACAACAACGTTTTGCAGACACCACCAAGTGATCATGGCGAAAGAGGTCACCATGATGACGGTCGATGAGGAAAACGAGGCAGCGGCCTGCTCGGCTAGTGACCAACAAAAGGCGAAGAAATGCATGTTCAGTACAACTTCGATTGATGAATGTTGCCCGACATTCAAGAGCATACTCGGTATTAGTTGCTCTTGCTATAAGTACGCTGAGGATTTGGACAATCAAGTCTTGATCACTCTTGAAGCTTATTGTGATGTCAGTAGTCCTTGTAAGGGAGTGCCAGTAAGTTGTTATTTTTATCTACCGTTGCAACACTTGTTAAGAAAATTATGTATTATCTTACATATTTCTCTTTATTAAAttctaattaaaattatttttcaaatcagTAAAGTAGTTCTTTCATTTATGACTACAACCACCTCCCCCAAAATCGCCTCCTCCTCCCCCAGCAAACACCTGCCCGGTTAGTGACCAAGATAAGTTGAAGAAATGCATGTTTGAGAAAACTTCAATTGACAAATGTTGCCCGACATTCAAGAGTATACTCATGACTAGTTGCCCTTGCTATAAGTATGCTGAGGATTTGGACAATCAAGTCTTGATCACTCTTGAAGCTTATTGTGATGTCAGTAACCCTTGCCAGTAAGTTATCATTTTTATCTACCATTAAGATTTTGCAACACTAATTAAGAAAATTACTATCTTATGTATCTCTCTTTATGAAATtctagttaaattattttttaaattaatgaagCAGTTCTTTCATTTATGAATGCAGAGCCCACCCCCTCCTCCCTCAAAATCGCCTCCTCCCGCCCCGGAAGAAGCCTGCGCGGCTAGTAACCAAGATAAGTTGAAGAAATGCATGCTACAGACAATTGTAACTGACGAATGTTGCCCGACATTCAAGAGCATACTCATGCATAGTTGCCCTTGCTACAAGTATGCTGAGAAATTTGACAATCAAGCCTTCATCACTCTCAGAGCTTATTGTGATGTCGGAAACCCTTGCAAGAGTGCGCAAGTAAGTCACTATTATTACCTATCGTTCAAAATTTTGATTCACTCGTTAAAAAAATtactatcttatgtatttctcTTTACGAAAttctaattaaattattttttcgaATTAGTGAAGTAGTTCTTTCATTTATGAATACAGAGCCCTACCCCCTCCTCCCCCAAAATTGCCTCCTCCCACCCCGGCAACGACTTGCCCGGCTAGTAACCAAGATAAGTTGAAGAAATGCATGCTCCAGACAATTGTAACCGACGAATGTTGCCTGACATTTAAGACCATACTAATGCATAGTTGCCCCTGCTATAAGTATGCTGAGAAATTTGATGACAGAACCTTATCACTCTCAAAGCTTATTGCGATGTTGGAAACCCTTGCAAGAGTGCGCAAGTaagttactatttttatttatcgTTCAAAATTTTGACTCACTCGTTAGAAAAAAGTACTACTCTTTTAATAGCAGTAGTAGTTCTTTCATTTATGAATACATTTCTAATGTAGTATTTTGTTAATTAATTTCAGGTAATTAAGCTATCCAATGACGAGTAAAGATGAAGTGATTAACGCTAATTAACTCCAGATCTTGTATTAGACtagttaataaattatgttttattatttccgTCTTGTAGGACTTTTTAATTTCTAGGGTATACTTGTAATGTTGTGTATCCGCAATATTGTtagtacaaataaaaaatatattttgttgacTTGAGTGGCTAAaagtttaaataatttaaattgttcTAACGTGCTTAAACTATCATTGAACTACTAAATATAGGTCAACgaaattacattatatatatatattatttttgggaGAAAGATATATTTTGATCTATATAACTTCGCTATTACATTAGACTAAGGACAATGAAGGAGGGAGTACCGAGTATAATTTTACACCATATTAACACATCCGCTTTAACTCTGTTTTATTCTCTCATTACTTGTTTTCTTGTTTCATTTGCCTGCTTTTATTAACGAATTATTTGttattaaattatctttctaatATCTATTATTACCTGTTTATTACATCTGTAACTTGTTATTGGTCTAATAGaattttaaagaaagaatatataAAGTTATATAACATCTTAATACAATAAATTAAATGcagttaaatattaaattatttggacTTTCTCCAAACTCAAGAGAAGAAGTCTGGACAGAACTACAAGAAGTAGATAATAGATTCAGAGAAGTCCGAACCCAAATATTTTACATTACAGATGAACTAAGGGTAGACAAGATTTTAAGACAaaaatatcctttttatttaGCTTAATGAATAGACCTTGTGCAAATTCTAAGGTTTACAGAGAAATTAGAGAAAAGTTAAACAGTTTATACTTTGTAATAACCCTCCCGGTCGTTTATGAAATTTTCTCGTCTTTCTTATTTTTACTCTTTCCGTAGTCTGTATACATGAATTTTGACTCACGGGAGGAGTAGCATCAATTCTTGACGTGTTCGGGGTTATTGAAGTCATTAGttgaattattgagttttaataaagttaaaccCAATCGTGATCAATCTTTGATCAAAACGACCTCGAGTTAGCGTCGTAGTAATTTCAATATGTTTGGAATatactttttagtcaatgtacataTTTGACTTATTCTCTTGAGGTCCCGAATCATATTCGAGGATCTACTGGGTATTctagatattattttagttggcAATTAATGGGCTAAATTGGTATTTTCTTAATTCTTGAGACTTGTTTATAAGAATTGATTTAAGTGGGAAGGGTTAACATGttataaacaaaaaatatattagcaAAAATCGTCAAATAGGAGCGGTTGAACACATAAGTTGCAAGTTTCATATCATAccatgaaggaaaaaaaaaggggTTTCTCGGCAAAACACCATATTCAAGGTTAGCGTacaaattttcttgatttctgtGGAGTCATCCCAGTGGATATCACTTCTTGTCCATAGTGATTTTCACTTTATCATTCATATTAGCACCAATTAGTTGAATGGGAGTAGCAAGTATATGTGTGTACGGTTTTTTCTAAGGTTaggttagttaatataataactTTATCACTTTTTAATAACCATGCAGTGATTGCTCATAAGAGTGGTGTGTGTGTTACCCTAATAAATTATGCCTACATAATTAGTTTGCCTTTGGACGATTCTCCAAAAGAAGCATTGCAgaaatttcattattattaaaagaCTTGTGTTCGGGAGGAgtaaaagaaagatctttgaaaaTTTAAGGGTGTCAAACAGGCCGGTTAAAACCGGTCCGAACCGGCCCGGTTTGACCCAGTCCGTTAAGCCCATGGGCTTTAGGGGTCCGGGTCCCGGTCCGGTTGGGTTTTTtatttgggcccggttaacccggcCCGGACCCAACCCAATTTGGGCCCACTGGTTAACCGGCCTGgttaaggttttttttttcttttttttttttttgaaaattcaaaatttcacaaactgaaattaaaaacttagttttaatacattattaatttactatctagtattattaatttattatattaagtagcatatgttttatacttttatttaaagtactgtatatattgaatggtatatatatatatgtgtgtgtgtgtgtgtatctcctaaatctaaagtagtataaatttaacgtatacatgtgtatatgttttataaattagtatataactatatatatatatatatatattgtggtgtgtgtgtatatatatatatNNNNNNNNNNNNNNNNNNNNNNNNNNNNNNNNNNNNNNNNNNNNNNNNNNNNNNNNNNNNNNNNNNNNNNNNNNNNNNNNNNNNNNNNNNNNNNNNNNNNtatattgtagtatatgttttatttaaagtaatatatatattgaatggtatatatgtatgtatgtgtgtgtgtgtgtgcatatatctactaaagtagtgtatatttaacgtatagatgtgtgtatgttttataaattagtatataactatacacacacacacacacacacatatatatatatatattgtagtgtatgttttatttagagtagtgAATATNNNNNNNNNNNNNNNNNNNNNNNNNNNNNNNNNNNNNNNNNNNNNNNNNNNNNNNNNNNNNNNNNNNNNNNNNNNNNNNNNNNNNNNNNNNNNNNNNNNNNNNNNNNNNNNNNNNNNNNNNNNNNNNNNNNNNNNNNNNNNNNNNNNNNNNNNNNNNNNNNNNNNNNNNNNNNNNNNNNNNNNNNNNNNNNNNNNNNNNNNNNNNNNNNNNNNNNNNNNNNNNNNNNNNNNNNNNNNNNNNNNNNNNNNNNNNNNNNNNNNNNNNNNNNNNNNNNNNNNNNNNNNNNNNNNNNNNNNNNNNNNNNNNNNNNNNNNNNNNNNNNNNNNNNNNNNNNNNNNNNNNNNNNNNNNNNNNNNNNNNNNNNNNNNNNNNNNNNNNNNNNNNNNNNNNNNNNNNNNNNNNNNNNNNNNNNNNNNNNNNNNNNNNNNNNNNNNNNNNNNNNNNNNNNNNNNNNNNNNNNNNNNNNNNNNNNNNNNNNNNNNNNNNNNNNNNNNNNNNNNNNNNNNNNNNNNNNNNNNNNNNNNNNNNNNNNNNNNNNNNNNNNNNNNNNNNNNNNNNNNNNNNNNNNNNNNNNNNNNNNNNNNNNNNNNNNNNNNNNNNNNNNNNNNNNNNNNNNNNNNNNNNNNNNNNNNNNNNNNNNNNNNNNNNNNNNNNNNNNNNNNNNNNNNNNNNNNNNNNNNNNNNNNNNNNNNNNNNNNNNNNNNNNNNNNNNNNNNNNNNNNNNNNNNNNNNNNNNNNNNNNNNNNNNNNNNNNNNNNNNNNNNNNNNNNNNNNNNNNNNNNNNNNNNNNNNNNNNNNNNNNNNNNNNNNNNNNNNNNNNNNNNNNNNNNNNNNNNNNNNNNNNNNNNNNNNNNNNNNNNNNNNNNNNNNNNNNNNNNNNNNNNNNNNNNNNNNNNNNNNNNNNNNNNNNNNNNNNNNNNNNNNNNNNNNNNNNNNNNNNNNNNNNNNNNNNNNNNNNNNNNNNNNNNNNNNNNNNNNNNNNNNNNNNNNNNNNNNNNNNNNNNNNNNNNNNNNNNNNNNNNNNNNNNNNNNNNNNNNNNNNNNNNNNNNNNNNNNNNNNNNNNNNNNNNNNNNNNNNNNNNNNNNNNNNNNNNNNNNNNNNNNNNNNNNNNNNNNNNNNNNNNNNNNNNNNNNNNNNNNNNNNNNNNNNNNNNNNNNNNNNNNNNNNNNNNNNNNNNNNNNNNNNNNNNNNNNNNNNNNNNNNNNNNNNNNNNNNNNNNNNNNNNNNNNNNNNNNNNNNNNNNNNNNNNNNNNNNNNNNNNNNNNNNNNNNNNNNNNNNNNNNNNNNNNNNNNNNNNNNNNNNNNNNNNNNNNNNNNNNNNNNNNNNNNNNNNNNNNNNNNNNNNNNNNNNNNNNNNNNNNNNNNNNNNNNNNNNNNNNNNNNNNNNNNNNNNNNNNNNNNNNNNNNNNNNNNNNNNNNNNNNNNNNNNNNNNNNNNNNNNNNNNNNNNNNNNNNNNNNNNNNNNNNNNNNNNNNNNNNNNNNNNNNNNNNNNNNNNNNNNNNNNNNNNNNNNNNNNNNNNNNNNNNNNNNNNNNNNNNNNNNNNNNNNNNNNNNNNNNNNNNNNNNNNNNNNNNNNNNNNNNNNNNNNNNNNNNNNNNNNNNNNNNNNNNNNNNNNNNNNNNNNNNNNNNNNNNNNNNNNNNNNNNNNNNNNNNNNNNNNNNNNNNNNNNNNNNNNNNNNNNNNNNNNNNNNNNNNNNNNNNNNNNNNNNNNNNNNNNNNNNNNNNNNNNNNNNNNNNNNNNNNNNNNNNNNNNNNNNNNNNNNNNNNNNNNNNNNNNNNNNNNNNNNNNNNNNNNNNNNNNNNNNNNNNNNNNNNNNNNNNNNNNNNNNNNNNNNNNNNNNNNNNNNNNNNNNNNNNNNNNNNNNNNNNNNNNNNNNNNNNNNNNNNNNNNNNNNNNNNNNNNNNNNNNNNNNNNNNNNNNNNNNNNNNNNNNNNNNNNNNNNNNNNNNNNNNNNNNNNNNNNNNNNNNNNNNNNNNNNNNNNNNNNNNNNNNNNNNNNNNNNNNNNNNNNNNNNNNNNNNNNNNNNNNNNNNNNNNNNNNNNNNNNNNNNNNNNNNNNNNNNNNNNNNNNNNNNNNNNNNNNNNNNNNNNNNNNNNNNNNNNNNNNNNNNNNNNNNNNNNNNNNNNNNNNNNNNNNNNNNNNNNNNNNNNNNNNNNNNNNNNNNNNNNNNNNNNNNNNNNNNNNNNNNNNNNNNNNNNNNNNNNNNNNNNNNNNNNNNNNNNNNNNNNNNNNNNNNNNNNNNNNNNNNNNNNNNNNNNNNNNNNNNNNNNNNNNNNNNNNNNNNNNNNNNNNNNNNNNNNNNNNNNNNNNNNNNNNNNNNNNNNNNNNNNNNNNNNNNNNNNNNNNNNNNNNNNNNNNNNNNNNNNNNNNNNNNNNNNNNNNNNNNNNNNNNNNNNNNNNNNNNNNNNNNNNNNNNNNNNNNNNNNNNNNNNNNNNNNNNNNNNNNNNNNNNNNNNNNNNNNNNNNNNNNNNNNNNNNNNNNNNNNNNNNNNNNNNNNNNNNNNNNNNNNNNNNNNNNNNNNNNNNNNNNNNNNNNNNNNNNNNNNNNNNNNNNNNNNNNNNNNNNNNNNNNNNNNNNNNNNNNNNNNNNNNNNNNNNNNNNNNNNNNNNNNNNNNNNNNNNNNNNNNNNNNNNNNNNNNNNNNNNNNNNNNNNNNNNNNNNNNNNNNNNNNNNNNNNNNNNNNNNNNNNNNNNNNNNNNNNNNNNNNNNNNNNNNNNNNNNNNNNNNNNNNNNNNNNNNNNNNNNNNNNNNNNNNNNNNNNNNNNNNNNNNNNNNNNNNNNNNNNNNNNNNNNNNNNNNNNNNNNNNNNNNNNNNNNNNNNNNNNNNNNNNNNNNNNNNNNNNNNNNNNNNNNNNNNNNNNNNNNNNNNNNNNNNNNNNNNNNNNNNNNNNNNNNNNNNNNNNNNNNNNNNNNNNNNNNNNNNNNNNNNNNNNNNNNNNNNNNNNNNNNNNNNNNNNNNNNNNNNNNNNNNNNNNNNNNNNNNNNNNNNNNNNNtatacgttaaatatatactactttagaagatatatacacatatatcttctaaagtagtatatatttaacgtatacatgtgtatatgttttataaattagtatataaatatatatatatatatatattatactattatagtatatgttttatttaaagtagtacgtatagtcatatataattatatattgaatggtacgtatatatgtgtaattgtttatatatttttttaaaaatatatattatatattggagtgtatatagtgtatattggattatttatttattttttaaatgggtTTGGCCGGtttttaatcgggtttgaccgggttttggtgggtttgatcgggttgggttaagtgggccgggttagggtgggttttaattttgttaCTGTTTAGCCCGGCTCGGCTAGCTTCAAAACCGGCCcttaaccggccctcaacccggttaaaatggaagggccggttccgggttggcccggcccggcccaaCCGGGCTAGCGTCAAAATCGGCCcttaaccggccctcaacccggttaaaatggaaggaccggttccgggttggcccggcccggcccggtTGACACCCATATTTGAAATTTATAGCTAATGTGGTAATTATGATCAAATATGGTAAAATTTAATGTTAATATAAGTTTCCAATATAATTGGAAAGCTACCGGCATTTTCTTTATGCCTTGGCAGCATGAGCTTCCAATCTAATTGGAATGCTACAGGCTATTGTTTTATGCCTCGAGTGTTGGATTAGATTAGGCTTCGTAGCTTAGGAACTCTTAATTTGGAGGTCGAATAAGGACCTACTTTACTTCAAGTTTAGCATAACATTTCATATTCTTATGAGGATTATATATTTGGACAGATTTTGATCAATTGAAAGCTTTACGGAAGGGCAAAAACCTGACAAATTAGCTTGCGTTCGAAGGTttcggttgaggtaggttacggtttaattggagttgACTCAACTTAATTGTGTATATGCctctaaattggatacttgttgattggtatttagacatatttgaaaagttgatgtttggattgttgattcgtgtataaatatttattgaaaattgacttgatggaattgtcttatgactttaagtgtacttgtaaacttggtacattgtgtggtatgctgtgaggttgtgtaaattgatattgataatacttgtttatgtttatgttggatcgggtaccacgccggtacatttatatttatgttggattgggtaccacgccggtacgtttatatttatgttggatcgggtaccacgccagtaaagtacatgaacatagattgttccctgcaggtcatgactatttgggcaaaaataagttccatagcatgtgtgtacatatttgtgttatttctgTGGATGTTTTCAGTATGGTTGATACcgttgatggttatgtggcttgtttgtgagcccTGTTTGATCCGTTGttgctgtattgttgattcattgaatatttgttgtgTGACGATGTCTgtcttattatttgatttatgttgtgtacttgctattaaattgagttggcctatgatacctaccagtacatagtggtttgtactgatactaccctatactctttttttattgagtgcagaaagtgttctatGCTCAGACATGATCttacctctagagtttgatagcagatcttgatccaagggtgagcactccgtctccaggctaccatgggtcatcttatttgttcttgtccatctttcaggcaatgaaacattctttatttactttatttttggatatcacttTAGATATGATCTCTGTTAGTAggtcttgtacgatgacttttgggtcttgagaattttagtaagtagtttgtttgaatttccacattaataataattagtcctgggtatttgttattatgttgattttataataatatcatcttattATTAACTAAGTGAATGGGTAATAGTTCGGTTTAGATGGTTCTAtcacaggaagattagtgtgggttccactcatggccatttgggtcgtgacatacttagaatataaaagactaaataGTACAAAAGAAGATCCGAGAAGACTAGATAATCTAATCACCATAATATCTGGCCTAGAGTGCGAATTAATAAAGCACCTTAAGTCTAGAAACAATATCTAATGAAAAGACATCCTTTTGCTAACAATTTATGACGAAGATATTGGtatttaaatgaagaaataaagagcCGGGTAGACAAAGTAGAACTAGAAATAGTTTTGAGTAACTATTTGAAATTATTAGCAACTCTAGAAACATCACAAGCGAAATAATATGAGAATTACATGGAATTTGAAGCGACATAACATATTACAATAGAAGAATAAGTTATCTAAAGGGACGGTGTAACATAGTAAATATTcctttaggataaaaataagtaaaagtatATGA is a genomic window containing:
- the LOC107854419 gene encoding uncharacterized protein LOC107854419, translating into MLRNLTIKPSSLSELIVMSETLARVRKALPPPPPKLPPPTPATTCPASNQDKLKKCMLQTIVTDECCLTFKTILMHSCPCYKYAEKFDDRTLSLSKLIAMLETLARVRK